The genomic interval GTCCACGACGACGAGAAGCCGGTCCGGATCTTTGGACATCTTGGTCAATCTTCGCCTGGCCTGCGGCATATGGTGGCTCATCATGGGGTTTTTGCCGACCAGCATCAGCATGTCGCAATTTTCAAAATCGTCTTCCAGTTGGATGGACTGATTGCCCAATGTCAGGCCATGCGCCCAGTACCGTCCGGAAAACTCCTGGTTCGCAGCGGAGTAGTTCCACATTGAACCCAGCCGCCGCACCAGGCGGATGGGAAACCCCGCGCTTAAAAAAGCGAACTCGCCGCCGCCCGTAAGTGACGCCAGCGAACGGGGGCCATGCCGATCGAGAATATGCTTCAATTTTTCGGCAATCTCGCCAACCGCCTGGTCCCAGGAGATGCGCTCGAACCCGTCGGCCACCTTTTTCAGGGGAAACAGCACCCGGTCCCGGTTGTGCTGATGAAACGCCACATTCAGCCCTTTTCTGCAGACATACCCCTCGCTGATGGGATTCTCCTTATCCCCCCGGACCTTGACGATGCGGTTGTTTGCGATGACCACTTCAAGCCCGCATTGATTCGCGCACAAGACACATGACGTTTTTTTCCACTGACCCATGATGGCTGCCCCCGTTGTTATTTTGTTTGTATACGAATCTAATGGAACCGGTGCGCCGCAGTGCATCGGATGCCTTTAATTCCGTTGTGTTGCATGTTCATGTGAGTGCGAGCAAAAGACGCCTGAGCAGAACGCGCTCCTCAAGTGTAAAACCCGACAGAAACTGGTCGTTTGCCTTTTGTCTTGCATCGATCAGCCGCACTTTGAGCCGGTTGGCCTTTTCCGACGGATACAGGTTGAACAGGCGCTTGTCGTGCGGATCCCGCTTTTTGACGACCCATTGAGAATCGACCATCCGCTCGATGACACCGGATAACGTGGCCTTGTCAATCGACAGGATTTTACCGGTTTCACTGGCCGTGATGCCTTCGGTTTTCCAGAGCACCTCCAAAACCACATACTGAATGTTGGTCAATCCGAATTTCTTAAGCCGCCTCTGGACAAGGCCCTGGCCCTTCTGATATGCCTTTGACAACAGGTAAACATAGCAATCCGACGGTTGTTTTTCATTTTTGATCATGGCGCTCTTTTGCCCCGAGATAAAGTTTGCCTACGAACAATAAAGGACTGCTGAACCGTTGTCAATTCTTTTTTCAGCGAGGTACAATTCATGGCAGACCCGTTGCTCACTACCGATCAGGTCCAATGCTATGACCACCGGGGAGCCGTCATTCCCTGTGGCCATGCCGGTCAGGACGGCGGCCGCAACCGATCCGAAAAACGGGTGTTGTCATCGGAAAAGCGCTTTCGAACAGAAAACGGTGCAGCCATCGATACGCTGACAGGACAGATCTGGTCGCCGAATGCCAATGTGGCGGAATATCCCCTCTCGTGGCCCGAAGCCCATGACTTCATATCTGAATTGAATAAAAACGGCTACCTGGGATTTTCAAATTGGCAATTGCCCGACCGGCATGCCCTCTTTTCCCTGATCAGCCACCAATATGTGAATCCGGCCCTGCCGTTGCACCATCCCTTTGAAAATGTTTTCCCGGGTTACTACTGGTCCAGCGAGTCATGCAGCCGTCTGCCGGATCAAGCCTGGTACGTTCATTTTGGGGGCGGCAGGGTTTTTCGGGGGATGAAACACGGAGCCTACCTGGCCTGGCCCACGATTCCCCCCGCTCGGGAAGAAACGCCACGGGGGAAACCACCATGGGAGGAAACGCCGAAAAAGAAACGCTTTGCCGTTGAAGCCCCGCTGATCTTCGATCATCGGCAGCAAACGACCTGGCTGCTGGACCACCCGCACCTGAGCAGCCCGCTCACCTGGCAGGAGGCCCTGGATAGCGTCGACCAAATCAACCGGGAAAAAGCCTTCGGCTGCCACCGCTGGCAGCTTCCCAATATTCGTGAATTGGAATGTCTGGTGGACCTCCGGGCCCACACACCCGCCCTCTTTCACAACCCTAGTTTGAAAGACACCCCAATACAGCCCGGCTACTGGTCCTCCACCACCAGCGTCTATGAACCGCGCTATGCATGGGTCCTGTACACACGCGACGGGGAGGTCGGTGTCGGATTCAAGCAGAAGAGCGAATTTTTCGGCATCGCACGGGCCCAAGGCCTTCTCCGATAGTTGCCGGTTGCCTGTAAACCCCGGGCCTGCAGGGTTCGCTTTAACCGATTGACAGGGTCGGCATTATTTGGCATTGTCTCTTTTCTGTTCGCGAATTTCGAACGGGAGACGACCTCTGACATACAACGTAAATTTCACCTGAGTTGAGTGTTTCAGGATGATGCTTGGAAACCCGGGCAGCCCGGATTGGCATCGGTATCGTCAGGACATTTATCGCAATCGGCAACCTTAAAATGGGAGAATTCAGTATGGATCTGGCTAAAAAGTTAGAAAAGCAGGCACAGGAACGAGGCGACCAGCTTTTTGTTATCTGGCATGACCAGGAGCTTACGTTCGATCAGTTAAATGCATCCGCCGCAAAGATGGCGGCCGCGATGTCCGCAAAAGGCATCCGGCAGGGCGATGTGGTTGCCATGATGATACCGAACATCCCCCCTTTCATGATTACCTATTTTGCCATACAAAAACTCGGGGCTGTCGCGCTGCCGATCAATCTCCTTCTGCAACCGCTCGAAGTCGAGTACATTCTGAACGACTCGGGTGCAAAAACGCTGATTGCCATCGATATGTTCAATCCCCTGATCGAAAAGATCCGAGAACGAACCCCCACGGTTGAACAATTTTTCACCCTCGGAGAAAACGTTGCGGAATGGGCGCTCCCCTACGCGTCCCTGGTTGATGGAGATATCGGCCAGTTACCCTCCCCGGCAATCGATGCCGATGACCTCTGCACCCTGATGTACACGTCCGGAACGACGGGAAAGCCGAAGGGGGTCATGCTGACCCACAACAACTTTCTGCACCAGGGAAAAATGATCCAGGACGTATTCGAGATAAGCGCGTCCGACCGCAAACTGCTGGTGCTTCCTCTCTTTCACATTTTCGGCCTGGGCCTGATAACGATGGCCTCCCTGGTATCGGGCTCACCTGCCGTGCTGCAGGAGAAATTCGATCCCGACATGGTGCTGAAGGAGATTGCGTCCAAGGAAATCAATCTGTTGTTTGCGGTTCCCACCATGTACATCGCCCTGCTTCAACAAGCCGAAAAGGGAGGGTACAACCTGCCCAAAACCCTGCGAGCATGCCTCTGCGGCGCGGCACCGCTCCCCGTCGAAACGGTCAAGCAATTTGAAGAAACCTTCCAGACCGTCATTGTCGAAGGCTACGGTTTGACCGAATCGGCGGGAGGCGTTTGCGTGAATCCATGGGACGGCAACACCAAAATCGGCACGATCGGCCTGCCGATGCCCGGCAACGACATAAAAGTCGTTGACCCGGAAACGGGGAAGGAACTGCCGGCCGGGGAAGCCGGAGAGGTCATCATTCGTGGTGACAATATTATGAAAGG from Deltaproteobacteria bacterium carries:
- a CDS encoding DUF1566 domain-containing protein; amino-acid sequence: MADPLLTTDQVQCYDHRGAVIPCGHAGQDGGRNRSEKRVLSSEKRFRTENGAAIDTLTGQIWSPNANVAEYPLSWPEAHDFISELNKNGYLGFSNWQLPDRHALFSLISHQYVNPALPLHHPFENVFPGYYWSSESCSRLPDQAWYVHFGGGRVFRGMKHGAYLAWPTIPPAREETPRGKPPWEETPKKKRFAVEAPLIFDHRQQTTWLLDHPHLSSPLTWQEALDSVDQINREKAFGCHRWQLPNIRELECLVDLRAHTPALFHNPSLKDTPIQPGYWSSTTSVYEPRYAWVLYTRDGEVGVGFKQKSEFFGIARAQGLLR
- a CDS encoding MarR family transcriptional regulator, whose protein sequence is MIKNEKQPSDCYVYLLSKAYQKGQGLVQRRLKKFGLTNIQYVVLEVLWKTEGITASETGKILSIDKATLSGVIERMVDSQWVVKKRDPHDKRLFNLYPSEKANRLKVRLIDARQKANDQFLSGFTLEERVLLRRLLLALT
- a CDS encoding long-chain fatty acid--CoA ligase, which encodes METRAARIGIGIVRTFIAIGNLKMGEFSMDLAKKLEKQAQERGDQLFVIWHDQELTFDQLNASAAKMAAAMSAKGIRQGDVVAMMIPNIPPFMITYFAIQKLGAVALPINLLLQPLEVEYILNDSGAKTLIAIDMFNPLIEKIRERTPTVEQFFTLGENVAEWALPYASLVDGDIGQLPSPAIDADDLCTLMYTSGTTGKPKGVMLTHNNFLHQGKMIQDVFEISASDRKLLVLPLFHIFGLGLITMASLVSGSPAVLQEKFDPDMVLKEIASKEINLLFAVPTMYIALLQQAEKGGYNLPKTLRACLCGAAPLPVETVKQFEETFQTVIVEGYGLTESAGGVCVNPWDGNTKIGTIGLPMPGNDIKVVDPETGKELPAGEAGEVIIRGDNIMKGYLNLPEATAETIRDGWLYTGDLAKTDEDGYLTIIDRKKDLIIVGGENVYPREVEEAIYEYPGVMEVAVVGIPHPKMVEVPCASIALKPGVEASADDIVAFLEKRLAKFKVPRTIHFLNELPKSGSGKILRRMLKE